The genomic interval TCGGTTGATAAGCTTTGATTCATACCTGTTGAGTGGCTCGAGGTACACGAGTACATTCTTTTTGGAGGCTTCTTCGGCAATTTTTTTCATTTCTTCTAGCAGGAGGTTAATTGGTTGGTCGATTTGTTCCCACTCTTCGCCTTTTCCCCTGATTAGCCCTATGATTACGCCCTTGATATCGCTACGTGAAGCGGCGTCGATTATTTTTCCTATTTTTTCTCTGGCTCTCGTCCTAAGGCTTTCGTCAGGTGAAGTGAGACTAAGCCCAAAATGTAGGTAGTTAAGCCCCGTCCCAACTGCGGGAATTTCTAGCCCATGATCTTTAACTATTTTTGATAGTTCTCCTACTTCCTCTGGCTCAAGGACAGAAATTTCTACCCCATCATATCCCAGCTCGCTCAAAAGACGTACAGCAGGCTCAGGATCCACCTTGGCGACTGCTTCGAAACGTGCCCTAGCGTATGCAATAACCATGGATAATTTTGGTTTAGACGGCATGATGTTCTAAGGTGGTTACCTATCTTAATAAGGATTGTTATTATTGAGTTATTATATCCTTTATAGTTCCCTTTTTTAAACATTTTCCGAATCAAATATTAAGAGTTATTAGACAGACATAGACGGCGAAAGAAAATGACAACAATGAGAGCTGCTTTAGTAACAGCAGAATTTGCTCCACGCCCAGGCTACAAAATATCACAGGATGAAATTCGGACGAGAAAGGTAAGGGAAGGTGCAAAAGTATGGAAAAATCCAAAACTCGTACTGAGGACTGACTACCCAGTCCCAGAGCCAAAGCCAGACGAGATACTTATAAGAGTAAAAGCTGTAGGCATA from Thermofilum adornatum carries:
- a CDS encoding sugar phosphate isomerase/epimerase family protein yields the protein MPSKPKLSMVIAYARARFEAVAKVDPEPAVRLLSELGYDGVEISVLEPEEVGELSKIVKDHGLEIPAVGTGLNYLHFGLSLTSPDESLRTRAREKIGKIIDAASRSDIKGVIIGLIRGKGEEWEQIDQPINLLLEEMKKIAEEASKKNVLVYLEPLNRYESKLINRVEEGLRFLEELGADNVYLLLDTFHMNIEERSIEEAIRLAGEKIGHFHVADSNRLAPGMGHLDFVRILGALRDTGYMGYVSAEIQTKPDFEAAAKITISTLRRALEVLE